In the genome of Deinobacterium chartae, one region contains:
- a CDS encoding serine hydrolase domain-containing protein, producing MSPEPRFDPARLDTAFALLEASSIGAVAAAVVTANGAVRQLSRGVAHLETGEPLSAQHAFDLASLTKVLVTLPEVLSLIEDGRLSINDRLGLHLPDAGWMQEGAGLGSVTVGQLLTHSAGLPAWMPLYTHPAPRADLIARVLQVSLEAAPGTAVKYSDLGFILLGEVVERLRGTGLEALARRRGWVHFRPQGPAVATERCPWRGRILQGEVHDENASALGGVSGHAGAFGTLEDVVRAAQAWLTDAVSPAMRALMTRPWVSEASGAPRGLGWMLGHPTCSGGELSSPQAFGHTGFTGTSLWVEPTRGYATVLLTNRVHPTRHGGDEIIHLRRRFANAIHAAYRGPA from the coding sequence TCGGCGCGGTGGCTGCGGCGGTCGTGACCGCCAACGGCGCAGTGCGCCAGCTCTCACGCGGCGTGGCCCACCTCGAGACCGGCGAGCCGCTCAGCGCACAGCACGCTTTTGACCTTGCCAGCCTGACCAAGGTGTTGGTCACCCTGCCCGAGGTGCTGAGCCTGATCGAGGACGGCCGCCTCAGCATCAACGACCGCCTGGGCCTGCACCTGCCCGACGCGGGCTGGATGCAAGAGGGCGCAGGCCTTGGCAGCGTCACGGTGGGCCAGTTGCTCACCCACTCGGCGGGCCTGCCCGCCTGGATGCCGCTGTACACCCACCCGGCCCCGCGCGCCGACCTGATCGCACGGGTGCTGCAAGTCAGCCTCGAGGCCGCGCCGGGCACGGCGGTGAAGTACTCGGACCTGGGCTTCATCCTGCTGGGCGAAGTGGTCGAGCGCCTGCGCGGCACCGGCCTCGAGGCGCTCGCCCGGCGGCGCGGCTGGGTGCACTTCCGCCCGCAGGGCCCGGCGGTCGCCACCGAGCGCTGCCCCTGGCGCGGACGCATCTTGCAGGGCGAGGTGCACGACGAGAACGCCTCGGCGCTGGGCGGTGTAAGCGGTCACGCCGGGGCCTTTGGCACCCTCGAGGACGTTGTGCGCGCCGCGCAGGCGTGGCTGACGGACGCGGTGAGTCCGGCCATGCGCGCCCTGATGACCCGCCCCTGGGTCAGCGAGGCCAGCGGCGCGCCGCGCGGCCTGGGCTGGATGCTGGGCCACCCGACCTGCTCGGGCGGCGAACTGTCCAGCCCGCAGGCCTTCGGGCACACCGGCTTCACCGGCACCAGCTTGTGGGTCGAGCCTACCCGGGGTTACGCCACCGTCTTGCTCACCAACCGAGTTCACCCCACCCGCCACGGCGGGGACGAAATCATCCACCTGCGGCGCCGTTTTGCCAACGCGATCCACGCCGCCTACCGAGGACCCGCATGA